The Pungitius pungitius chromosome 13, fPunPun2.1, whole genome shotgun sequence genome includes the window CTGaacccaccacacacaccaacacaccatGTGTGGACCTCCAATATCTCCTTTTGTGTTTGACATACCATCAAACCATTCGAGCCTAAACAAAGAACATTGATCCACATAGCACAATATGTAGGCCCATCTTTACTTTGGAAGTCAAGGCAAGGACCTGAGTGGCTGCAGAACGACCTCTGGCCAACGTCCCTGAAGTATCCTAGGAATGCTTCCTTCTGTGGGACGTGAGGAGGAAGATAGAATCAGGAAAGAAAGGAGACAATGTCATAAAAAGAGCGAAATAGGAGTGTTTTTGGTCAACTTGGATGCAATGGGTTGATCAAGTTCAAGTTGACATGTTTTGAATCAGTACGTGCCAATTAAATGCACtgacagtaaaaagaaaaaataacacaattcgGGGCGCAGCTCCAGTTTACACTGTGGAGCAATCACAGCCTGCTTGAGGCTCCGCAAGTGATTGCGAGGCTTGGTCGTGCACCTCTTGTTGTCTTCTTGATTCTTCTCAGTGCATCATGTCAGTGTGCATTGAGAAAAAACCTGGCTCTCTCTAGATGGAAAATGTCTTGGACACGGCCCGATGATCCTCGGCTAGTTTCCCAATGTTCACTCTACTTGTTGTGCAGCACGGaataaaagagaggaagaaagacaaCATTCATTTTCTCCCCATGGGAGCGAGCTAGACCCCTCTGACCCTCATATTGAGATATGTTCTGTTATATTATTGACCTTGTGACCTCGGCTTTGACCTGAATCACCCAAAAAGACTCTTGTCCCCAATGACGACATCAGAAATAGTTTACAGAGTAGAAGAACAAGACACAAAGAAAACGTCCTCTCTTTGTATTATCACTCTCATTACTCAATATGTTACTGCAGCATTTAACAACCCAATATTTGTACACCAagacaacatgaaaaaaagaacGTAGTGACTTAGATCGCAAAATATATTTCACCTATCAAGTATTATTTGTCCTTAAAAGGCTGACCTTTATCAGCTTGCGTTTCAAGCTAAATTTCTTCCCAAGCCTCCAGACGCAGCGTCTTAACTCCTAAATCTAGCATTTCAGTGGAAGAGCGGCTAAATAGGGACTGAGGCAGTTGATGACCACAGTTTGTCAATGGATTAAAtaccattttcatcattatcttttaaAAGCGATAAAATTACTTAAAAGGAGCGCTACATTGTCAAAGACGGGGATCGTGACGTAGGATTGGAGCCAAATCCCTTTGATGTTTAAAGGAGTCTTGTTAATGCAGTTCAAGCCGTGTGTGGAAGAAGACTGAAGAGTGGAGATAGGGATGCAGGGGAGGCGCCACCTGCTGAGGAGACTCGGCCTGTTAACCATCCAACTGAGTaggagaaggagacaaaagaaAGCAGAAGATGGAGGCTTATCTCTACATCGCATCCAGCCTGTGCATCTGCCACCCAATACCAATTAGCTTGGCGTCTCAGTGGGTTATAAAACCCTCCAACAGCAAGTTTATGGCCCAACCCAACGTCTACTTTGAAGCGGGTTCCCACAAATCTGTGAGGGCTTTGTCCAATCACATAGTTCTTGAGACCTTCACGCACACCTTCCCTCTGCATTTCTGCATACTTGGCCTATAGAGAATTCCCCTTATTCATAGCGCAAAAGCAAACAGCTTAGACAGCACATAAAGACCTATTCAATTTAACCCAAAACAATATTGTCTCCTCATGGAACTTTCCATTTTGGTGGCCCCTATACAGACAAAAGTGGgcttgtttgtttatgtttattGATAAAccatttcttctcattttcttATTGAAACCGTATCGACAACAAAATAGAcaacttaatttatttcacaattaacactgcacattttatttattttttcatttttattcatgacCACGTATAATGGCACTTAGTGCCTTATGGATCATGCGTTCCATGGGCCTACATTTAATGGTAAACTGACAAAACTAAGATATTTGAAATTGTCGTTTAGATATTAACAAATTAATAGTGGCATTGTATTTGGGATCAAGTATATCTGGGCTAGATGAAAAGGGAAATAGGTTCActttattgtacattttatgtgtatttatacacaacaattatttttttttaccagcaatTACAAcctcataatatatatatatatatatatatatataattttatcaTGAGCATATTAAAAGCACCTCTACTGTCAATATTGACAATATGATTCAAATTCAGGTATTGACGTCGAATTCATTCAGAAGAGCGCATGCGCCAGGGCAGAGGACCTGAAGCCGGGCCGAGAGTTGGACTAAAGGAAGCACTAGTGCGCATGCTCGATGGACCCATCATGTCACGCGGAAGAGATCTGGGTATCATCTGCATCCTCTGCTTTTATTCTCAGAAGTTTAACTTTTTTTGCGAAAGTCGACAATGAGAATCATTTGCAGAAACGAACGGGGCCCCGCAACCAACGCCGTGTCCACCTGTCTTGACCAAAGGACACGTGGGGCGTTGGTTTTAGTTTCTGTTGAcaccgttgccatggtaacgacGTCAAACTCTAGAGGCGGTGTCTCCAGTTTGGCGTTACATTTTCCAACAGTATTAGTTCGTATACACTATTTTAGGAGCGTTTCACAAGGTGTTGAGAAGACACCAACTCCCCTCCACCGGCTACGAGTTACTTATTTAAATCCCAGGTAAGTCACTGGTTCAACTATTTGCTAATGCTAACGCCAGCTAACGCTAGGCAGCAGCAACGCTGCTTCTTTGGATAAAACCACGTGATGTTTGAATGGGTTCTCTTCTACGGACACAGGTTGCAAAGAAGCCAAAGCAAAAAAGACACCTGAAAAATGGACGTCAGGCACCTCAGCGTCACTTCCACAGTGTCctccccagaggaggaggaggttcctAACCTGCAGCTAGGCTTTGTCTTTGGGAACAGTCTTGTGAAACCACAGACGCCCCGCATCCTTTCACAGGATGCTGAGCAACGGGAGCTCCCTGACTGTTACTCAACAGAGACGTTATGTCTGAGCAGAACCCAGCTGAAGCACGTTGCAGAGAGTATTTTGAAAAACAGCCGGCTAAAGGTCAGTTTGGACACAACTGtgccttttcttttcacctCGACTCGCCTAACGTTTAGAAGCCCATGCTGCAGTGGTTTGCAGTGATCAAAACGCCCAACAATTTCCTGTCCGTGTTATCTATTGATTATAACTGATTGTTGTATCATCTTCAGTATTTATATCTTGAAGGGAACCAGCTGTCCAGTATGCCAGATTCAATGTTCATCAGCTTGCCAAACCTTCTCTGGCTGGACCTCAGGAATAACCAAATTACATCCCTGCCCGCTGAAATTGGCTCGCATAGGTAGGTTACTTATGCGCCTGCTCATTAAAATACATGCTGATTGATACTACGCCCCGAGGGAACCTTGGATATGattttaagttatttttagtATCAGATTCAGCAGCCAAAATGTATAACAGTGTAGTACAATCGGATACTTGAAAATTTTGTACAGTTTAGGACTAAACAATTATCTAACTAACTTTAATTCCGTTTACCAAGGTCCCTGAAAACGCTGCTTCTGGAAGGAAACCCCATCTCTGAACTTCCACCAGAGTTGGGTGAGTTGGCGTCGGCAACCTGAACTAGCCAGCGAAGTCTTCTGGGTTTCATCCCTTTCAATAAGCCGATCTGGCAGCAAGTTTAGAGCTTGATTACAGGCAATGCAGATCATAAATAGAAACGATACACAGGTAGATATTTATATGTTTAGCTCCTCTGCTgttaaaactaaaaactaaaacgcTGGAACATTGAATGTAATGAAGGTAATGAAAAGGTGCTACTTTGATACTGATGCCTCGGTAGGACACATACAAGCAGAGCAGAAACAGATTCCAAGACCAACAAATGCCCACAAATGAATCTGAATAAGAGCATCAACTAAATGCCAACCGTGTAACCTGTGATCACTAAtctaatggattttttttttcttccaggaaaTGTGATCACCCTCAAAGGCCTGAACCTGAGGAACTGCCCCATCTGTTTCCCACCCCAACACATAGTGAACGAGGGCCTACAGAGTATCCTCCAGTACCTGAGGAGCGCCATGGCCATGCGGCCAGTTAGCGCCAGGAAGAGCCCCCCAGGTGACTCAAAGGCACCTTAACAGCAAGGTCGACGCATTCTAGCCATCTGCTCTTATTTCATCAAAGACAGGACGACTGGCCACGAAAATAGCCACATGCCCTGGTACCACTTCACTGGCGTGACTTCTGTTCCCTTAGAGAGGCtgactctttatttattttttattctttccccTGGCCTCGCTCCTGCTCTTGTAATATTCTTAGCCGGATGAAAATGATCGGCTCATAACCGGAGCTCTCAGTCAGCTGTCTGGAGGTGATCGCTGTGAGGAGACCCAGGCGGCCCTCCACAGGAGAGGCTGCGGCTTCGTTACGTGCGGAGCCAGACCGCTCAATCGAAAGCATCTGTGTCTCCGCCTACAAGGTTATAAGAGAAGACAGGGCGCCACGGGCCAATCCGCATTAAGAGTATAAGTTTAGCTTTTAATGAAAACCGATTATGCATCCCCCTCAGCTGCGATAACTCCAACTATCCCAAACGTAAAAGTTACATTCAGCCTCTCATTTTTCTGGATTTGATGCTCTGCAGCAAGAAGGGAATATTTAACCTGCTAACTCATTGGTGAAATACTGGCAAATCTGCAGTAGCAGTCAAAGGTTTTTTGGCAAATGttctcattcaatgagaaagtgtgcaCAAACtcttgactggtactgtatctGCGTCTTGCCTACTGCCACCTGTGTGCCCAAGCGTCAGACATTGTTGTTTGCATCAGCAGAGCTGCCCTTGGTGGAGAAGCTCCAGCTGTCGGATCTGATGGGGTCCAGCGTGGACGAgcaggaggatgaggacgagCTGCAGAGGTTCAGGGAACTCAGACAAAAGATGATCGTGCTGGAAAAGGCCGAGCTGGTCTCAGCAGATGGAGACCCGAAGTCACGTCTTCTTCCCGCCATCAAAAAGTAAGAATAGGTGTTTGGTTTTTTATGCCGTTATATTGACATCGTCAGGAACATGTCAACTTTACGTTTAAGATTCAGAAGAGCAAGTTGGTGCCACTCTGCATTCTGTGCATTGATGTTGCTTAGCTTAGTTTTGTTTAGCATAAACACCTGAAAAAGAAGAACGAGCATCTCTAAAGCTCACTGATTATTTAGTCAtacattgttttttgtatttcatatgAAAAGAGAAGTGTAAAAACAATTCTGTGCCAAGCAACCAGTTCTCTTGCCGttgtttacagtgtttccagGCAGTGGATATCTGTGGGCTATAATTTGTGTTTCACCAGTACAGATATAGGGCGTGTTATTCTTCTATCTGTTAGCAGGACAGAAGAGATGGATGTGTTTGGTTTCTGTAAATTAACTTTTTCGATGAGGTTTGGAGCTGCTCGGAAAAAGGAGAGCAAAACACTTTTTAATGGcattctctgcagagcggacaGAGTCATCAAATAATCTCCCAGGCTGTCTCCGTCGGGGCCTTGGAGCAAAGAAGGGTAATAAAAGGAAAGCATTTTTGGTTCAATTTATCCAtcagaaaaaaagcacataCCAGGGCCGGCGGggttccccacccccccctgtctTGCACTCGGCATTGGGAGAGGCcagaggaaaggagacaggCTGCATTGAAGGAGATGGCGGAGAAGCAGGCGATTCTCGAGCAGAGGAGAAAGTAAGCTGAGTTCTATTTTAAGAATCTTGAGTTCAATGTGATCAAATATTCCCTCTCTCTTGTCCCACAgcactacattttgaccatttaattacatttaatcAACTGCAAACAATATTCTTCATGGGATCACACCTGCTGGGAGGAAACAGCATATTTTCAACTCTTCTAAAAAAGCCAATGAGTTGGGGATTGTAGGAACATTGAAAAGAGCGATATGGTTTTGATGAGTCTCATTTTTTAGTAGTTGTGAAAAAGCAAGTATAGTAGGATCCCAGCAAAGAAGCATCTGTGACTTTGGAGAACCCCCCCCTATGGTCACAATGTCAAGGAGGAATAATCAATGATCAACCATTTGGAAACACTAGCCCAGGAACCATTTTCCTCTACATGGATCTATTACAGAGCATTGTTATTCCGGCTTTCCCTATAGGAGCCAAGAAGCTCTTCGGAAGTGGCGTAACCAGGCAAAGATCAACCAGGAGAAGAAAAGTCTCCAGCAGAAGAAACATGCAGAACACAGAAAGCGAGAGGTATCTGATAGAGCTTTACGCCTACATTTCCACCCATTAACTTCTTTGGCCACAAGGGGACAGTAGAGCACCCCGTCTGACACACCGAGTGGAGCGCTGTAACAATGATGATGGGAAATTACCTTTAGAAGCTGCTAAATGAGCTTTTCAGGTAGCAGCGCTGGCGCAGTCGGTGATCCCAGAGGGTGGTGCTGTCTAAGGCAGCAAACAGATGGCTGCGTTTGTGACGGAGAGCATCGCATCGGTGCCCTcagccaagcagcagcagcagcagcagcagcagcatagaGCTGTCAAAGCTGACATGAAGTGCGGACGATGCAGATGGATGGTTTCAAGTAATTTGGCTGTCACATTCAGGCTGGAAGTATAGTGTGACATTTAAACAGTGACCAGCTACGCCAATGTAGTATGTAGCACGGAGACGGAAACACATTTGGGGGAGTTTGACACAACAAGACTGCTCCGCGGCTACAGCTGCTCTGTAGAACAAACAACATGAGGATAAACAACACCTCTTCTTCCGTTACAGGTAGCAGAAACAGATTCAAAACCTGGTGTGGTTCAGGTGTCCCCATTGTCCATCCCAGAGTGTGAAGAGACCAGGTAAAACCTGAGACACTGTCCACACATAAGTGGCGCACACAGACCTGAACCCGGGCCACTACAAGAAGCACAATTAGATTTGCTGGCCAGGAATGTTTGTTCCTTTGTTTAGTTTAAAACTGGAAATTGATATGGCACAATGTTTTCGAACCATGGCAGACAACTGAGCCTATTTTATCAGAGAGAAATTTGGTTGATAGAAAAGTGATACACAGCTTCCTGAGCCATGGGGATACTGGGACAACGGGTCATAAAGAATGCACCACATGGCATTCAGAATTGTCTCCCATAGTGAGCTATGCAAATGAAGGTGGAAAGCTAGAGACACCTGGTGGACAAAGAGAAACTGTACACACCATGAAACATCAGCAGTTTCTTTTGTTCTCCTTGAGCAACATTAtgcccccaaaaaaagacaaaccagATTAGATAGTACGCCTCCGACCACTCTG containing:
- the LOC119214222 gene encoding leucine-rich repeat-containing protein 27-like — encoded protein: MDVRHLSVTSTVSSPEEEEVPNLQLGFVFGNSLVKPQTPRILSQDAEQRELPDCYSTETLCLSRTQLKHVAESILKNSRLKYLYLEGNQLSSMPDSMFISLPNLLWLDLRNNQITSLPAEIGSHRSLKTLLLEGNPISELPPELGNVITLKGLNLRNCPICFPPQHIVNEGLQSILQYLRSAMAMRPVSARKSPPELPLVEKLQLSDLMGSSVDEQEDEDELQRFRELRQKMIVLEKAELVSADGDPKSRLLPAIKKKKAHTRAGGVPHPPLSCTRHWERPEERRQAALKEMAEKQAILEQRRKSQEALRKWRNQAKINQEKKSLQQKKHAEHRKREVAETDSKPGVVQVSPLSIPECEETRSARELERRISARVDKMQERRRNPTGTTTDQMAAAERDFEEMRRLQARLLERKRNQGGDLGKCFAIFNGDTWPSFIDEYQGL